A region of Roseobacter litoralis Och 149 DNA encodes the following proteins:
- the cobW gene encoding cobalamin biosynthesis protein CobW: MADLAKLPVTVITGFLGSGKTTLISHLIQNPGGKRLAVVVNEFGDVGVDGEILKGCAIPDCPAENIMELANGCICCTVADDFIPTIEALMALEPRPEHIVIETSGLALPKPLLKAFDWPDIRSKITVDGVIALADAEAVAAGRFASNVAAVDAQRLADESLDHDTPLSEVFEDQISCADIILLTKPDLAGAEGVAKAKEEIAARSPRPIPVIEVAEGLIDPRVILGLEAAAEDDMDARPSHHDGHDDHEHDDFESIVVEIPEVSDPAELVARIEVLAKEQNILRVKGYASVVGKPMRLLVQAVGARVRHQFDRPWAENEPRRGRLVVIAEHDDVSYEAVQSVLVPVPAAAE; encoded by the coding sequence ATGGCTGATCTTGCAAAACTTCCCGTCACGGTGATCACCGGGTTTCTCGGCTCCGGGAAAACCACGCTGATTTCGCACCTGATCCAGAACCCCGGCGGCAAACGTCTGGCGGTTGTGGTGAATGAATTTGGCGATGTGGGCGTGGATGGTGAAATCCTCAAAGGCTGTGCGATCCCGGATTGCCCGGCAGAAAACATCATGGAACTTGCGAACGGCTGCATCTGCTGCACAGTCGCGGATGATTTCATCCCGACCATCGAAGCGCTCATGGCGTTGGAGCCGCGCCCGGAGCACATCGTGATTGAAACCTCCGGCCTTGCCCTGCCGAAACCGCTGCTCAAGGCGTTTGACTGGCCGGATATCCGTTCGAAAATCACGGTGGATGGCGTCATCGCGCTGGCCGATGCCGAGGCTGTGGCCGCGGGCCGCTTTGCGTCGAATGTGGCGGCGGTGGATGCGCAGCGCCTTGCGGATGAAAGCCTTGATCATGACACGCCCTTGTCCGAGGTCTTTGAAGACCAGATTTCCTGCGCGGATATTATCCTGCTGACCAAGCCCGATCTGGCCGGTGCCGAAGGCGTGGCCAAAGCCAAAGAGGAAATCGCCGCGCGCAGCCCGCGCCCGATCCCGGTGATTGAGGTTGCTGAAGGGCTGATTGACCCGCGCGTCATTCTGGGGCTGGAGGCCGCTGCCGAAGACGATATGGACGCGCGCCCCTCGCATCATGATGGGCATGATGATCACGAACATGACGATTTTGAATCCATCGTGGTGGAGATTCCCGAAGTGTCCGATCCGGCCGAACTGGTTGCCCGCATCGAGGTTTTGGCCAAGGAGCAGAATATCCTGCGCGTCAAAGGCTATGCCTCCGTTGTCGGTAAACCTATGCGGCTCTTGGTGCAGGCGGTGGGCGCGCGCGTGCGCCATCAGTTTGACCGCCCCTGGGCCGAAAATGAACCGCGCCGGGGCCGGTTGGTCGTGATCGCTGAACATGATGATGTGAGCTATGAGGCGGTGCAATCCGTGTTGGTCCCTGTCCCTGCGGCTGCCGAGTAA
- a CDS encoding DUF1636 family protein, giving the protein MGERTEILVCIKCKRGTDVTDDGERPGQRLFDELQSRGLPEGLELRAVECLQNCDSGCSVALRGGGAKWTYLYGNLHEASHLDTLIEGAALYHETSDGLIPWRTRPEHFKRNCIARIPPLEDNNG; this is encoded by the coding sequence ATGGGTGAGCGCACAGAGATACTGGTGTGCATCAAATGCAAACGCGGCACCGACGTCACCGACGACGGCGAACGTCCGGGCCAGCGCTTGTTTGATGAATTGCAATCGCGCGGTCTGCCCGAGGGGCTGGAACTGCGGGCGGTGGAATGTTTGCAAAACTGCGATTCCGGGTGTTCCGTCGCGCTGCGGGGGGGCGGGGCCAAATGGACCTATCTGTACGGAAACCTGCATGAGGCGTCGCATCTGGACACGCTGATAGAGGGGGCCGCCCTTTATCATGAGACCAGTGATGGTCTGATCCCGTGGCGCACCCGCCCGGAACATTTCAAACGTAACTGTATCGCGCGCATACCGCCGCTGGAGGACAACAATGGCTGA
- a CDS encoding acetate/propionate family kinase codes for MSGILTLNTGSSSLKFGLYRDAPEPQMLLYGQVDEIGDNALLILNTSEGKTKQKVSAPTPAAALDHVIKALAPHITGLPIHGVGHRIVHGGTDFTKPTLLTGDVMAALARFNPLAPLHQPHNLAGVEAARAAFPDSVQIGCFDTAFHRGHPWVNDTFALPRAFYDEGVRRYGFHGVSYEYITGVIKTTYPDLHKGRLVIAHLGNGASMCAITNGKSVGSTMGFSALDGLPMGTRCGQIDPGVVLYLLTQKGMAPLEVMEMLYSKSGLLGLSGITSDMRELLASDDPQAREAIDYYVFRARREIGALTAVLGGIDALIFCGGIGENAAPIRSRIVEGLEYLNITVDPKQNQRNARDIGTGSTRVMVIPTDEERIIARAVHAAIS; via the coding sequence ATGAGCGGTATCCTCACATTAAACACCGGCTCGTCATCGCTGAAATTCGGGCTTTACCGGGATGCGCCGGAACCCCAGATGCTGCTCTACGGTCAAGTCGATGAAATTGGCGACAACGCGCTGTTGATCCTGAACACCAGCGAGGGAAAAACCAAACAGAAGGTATCGGCCCCCACGCCCGCTGCCGCGCTGGATCATGTTATCAAGGCGCTGGCACCGCATATAACCGGGTTGCCCATCCACGGGGTGGGCCACAGGATTGTGCATGGCGGCACGGATTTTACGAAACCCACGCTGCTGACCGGCGATGTGATGGCGGCGCTTGCCCGGTTCAACCCGCTCGCACCGCTCCATCAGCCCCATAACCTGGCCGGGGTTGAAGCGGCGCGCGCGGCCTTTCCGGATTCTGTTCAGATCGGGTGTTTTGACACGGCGTTTCACCGGGGCCATCCGTGGGTCAATGACACCTTTGCCCTGCCGCGCGCCTTTTATGACGAAGGTGTGCGGCGCTACGGGTTTCACGGGGTCAGCTATGAATACATCACTGGGGTCATCAAAACCACCTACCCCGACCTGCACAAAGGGCGGCTGGTGATTGCGCATCTGGGCAACGGGGCGTCTATGTGTGCGATTACCAACGGAAAAAGCGTCGGGTCCACCATGGGATTTTCGGCATTGGATGGTTTGCCCATGGGCACCCGCTGCGGCCAGATCGACCCCGGTGTGGTGCTGTATCTGCTCACGCAAAAGGGCATGGCCCCCCTTGAAGTGATGGAGATGCTCTATTCTAAAAGCGGGCTGTTGGGCCTGTCGGGGATCACCAGCGATATGCGCGAACTACTGGCCTCGGATGATCCGCAGGCGCGCGAAGCAATCGACTACTACGTATTCCGCGCCCGGCGCGAAATCGGGGCGCTGACGGCGGTGCTGGGGGGGATTGATGCGCTGATCTTCTGCGGGGGCATCGGGGAAAACGCAGCCCCTATCCGCAGCCGCATCGTTGAGGGGCTGGAGTACCTGAACATTACGGTTGACCCAAAGCAAAACCAGCGCAATGCGCGCGATATCGGCACGGGATCAACACGCGTGATGGTCATCCCGACGGATGAGGAACGCATCATCGCGCGCGCGGTTCATGCGGCAATATCATAG